In Archangium violaceum, the following are encoded in one genomic region:
- a CDS encoding immunity 52 family protein: MVETYYAGAYWRLRKESPEECSRRAEAFFKALAPIDPTFAQWFKQGRSRKEALKHRIELDPVTLEKMFRRGKDRTFEDLGFRISGWNGESNDQDACGFYITCGGYAEEVGNLCLLHLPNGSGPNSQRVLTAPVLTGLVRAMAVAWDPDDAVAMSDQHRNLIPDPPPDALVGWVTYLSRRRGTVPPLPAPVHIERVEDKGTLIVLTPERFTASNPEHVALAERVRELLDRAGLLDALRAR, encoded by the coding sequence GTGGTCGAGACGTACTATGCAGGCGCCTATTGGCGCCTTCGGAAAGAATCCCCAGAAGAGTGTAGCCGACGCGCGGAAGCTTTTTTCAAAGCCCTTGCCCCAATCGATCCCACCTTCGCTCAATGGTTCAAGCAGGGCAGATCACGAAAGGAAGCACTCAAACATCGCATCGAGCTGGACCCTGTCACGCTGGAGAAGATGTTCCGGCGCGGGAAGGACAGGACGTTCGAGGATCTCGGCTTCCGCATCAGCGGCTGGAACGGAGAGAGCAACGACCAGGATGCCTGCGGCTTCTACATCACGTGTGGCGGCTACGCGGAGGAAGTCGGCAATCTCTGCTTGCTCCACCTGCCCAACGGGAGTGGACCCAATTCGCAGAGAGTGCTGACAGCGCCCGTGCTGACTGGCCTGGTGCGTGCCATGGCTGTGGCCTGGGACCCGGACGATGCTGTCGCCATGTCCGACCAACACCGTAACCTCATCCCAGACCCCCCACCCGATGCACTGGTCGGCTGGGTGACCTACCTCTCGCGCCGCCGGGGCACGGTGCCCCCACTGCCCGCCCCGGTCCACATCGAGCGGGTGGAGGACAAGGGCACGCTCATCGTCCTCACCCCCGAACGATTCACCGCGAGCAACCCCGAGCATGTCGCCCTGGCCGAGCGTGTACGCGAGCTGCTCGACCGGGCCGGACTGCTCGACGCCCTCCGCGCCCGCTGA
- a CDS encoding TonB-dependent receptor plug domain-containing protein has translation MNPTALKRAGALALVLYAGTALGDARLEARRHFRNGMSLIAQGKYDQGIAELQEAYAIKPHPNVLYNIARAYQHAGRVPEAVDFYRRYLATNPPDSAPVQSALASLEEKLRASEATASDEPGNKSGLPPMPPPPGSEAAKSLAVLVERLEKAIARAESLPAAPASQQAAPGTTGAEGTGSAVAASDEDDGAVPYEERVVTASRRAQSSLEAPNATTVITAEDIRLSGATTLPELLRRVPGAEVMMMGQGSANLSLRGFNQRIANKVLVLVDGRTEYQDFLGMTIWSAIPVELEDIERIEVIRGPGSALYGANAMLGVVNIITRAPGTGPRARFQGQLGNGNAAGGSFVSHGGTGALRYRASAAYSQADKWSRDFADGRPDMVVTDPQPDLALRSARGTLSTVYQFASGGELGLSGGVNRLYTEAYPLGLLRNYYLDGVSAFTKADAGLGPLKVKAFWNHMSADVGPQYEAQGQRSLATRVTSNLFNGEVLFSKGFQLLGEHQVNLGVEGRLKRVAWNYLGPLRQEFHAAAFVQDEWRIARPFRVLASYRVDRHPLLDGGKPGLAHSPRVSALFMPLEGHAFRASAASAFREPTFLESYTGLRIPLPGVNGASALTSGNMALKPERLLAFELGYRGEAPALGMDWDVALYQNTVRDLIDLSAVERLPAGESWDAATGTYLLGRSFFQNDAAVYTARGAEAGVTLAPVDGLGIKASAAFQQVAAEGEEGLCGPCSQAPRFKLYGGVTYRTRSALELGVDAAWTSSTTWVEREPAAQDPTSIEALANPLPAHAIINARVGYTPVKDRVSVALVGSNLGPAHAQHPFGNRVERRVLAILTVTP, from the coding sequence ATGAACCCGACCGCCTTGAAGCGAGCGGGCGCCCTCGCGCTGGTGCTGTACGCGGGGACTGCCCTCGGTGACGCGCGCCTGGAGGCCCGCCGTCATTTCCGTAACGGCATGAGCCTCATCGCCCAGGGGAAGTACGACCAGGGCATCGCCGAGTTGCAGGAAGCGTACGCCATCAAGCCCCACCCCAACGTCCTCTACAACATCGCCCGCGCCTACCAGCACGCGGGCCGGGTGCCCGAGGCGGTGGACTTCTACAGGCGCTACCTCGCCACCAACCCGCCGGACTCGGCGCCGGTGCAGTCCGCGCTGGCGAGCCTCGAGGAGAAGCTGCGCGCCAGCGAGGCGACGGCGTCCGACGAGCCGGGGAATAAGTCCGGGCTGCCCCCCATGCCTCCCCCGCCCGGCTCCGAGGCGGCGAAGTCCCTGGCGGTGCTGGTCGAGCGGCTGGAGAAGGCCATCGCCCGCGCCGAGTCCCTGCCCGCCGCGCCCGCCTCGCAGCAGGCCGCTCCGGGTACCACCGGGGCCGAGGGCACCGGCTCCGCGGTCGCGGCCTCCGACGAGGACGACGGCGCGGTGCCCTACGAGGAGCGCGTGGTGACGGCCAGCCGCCGCGCGCAGTCCTCGCTGGAGGCGCCCAACGCCACCACCGTCATCACCGCCGAGGACATCCGCCTCTCCGGCGCCACCACCCTGCCGGAGCTGCTGCGCCGCGTGCCGGGCGCGGAAGTGATGATGATGGGCCAGGGCAGCGCCAACCTGTCGCTGCGCGGCTTCAACCAGCGCATCGCCAACAAGGTGCTGGTGCTGGTGGACGGCCGCACCGAGTACCAGGACTTCCTGGGCATGACCATCTGGTCGGCCATCCCCGTGGAGCTGGAGGACATCGAGCGCATCGAGGTCATCCGTGGCCCGGGCAGCGCGCTGTACGGCGCCAACGCGATGCTGGGCGTGGTCAACATCATCACCCGCGCCCCGGGCACCGGCCCGCGCGCGCGCTTCCAGGGCCAGCTCGGCAACGGCAACGCCGCGGGCGGCAGCTTCGTGAGCCACGGCGGCACGGGCGCGCTGCGCTACCGCGCCTCGGCGGCCTACTCCCAGGCGGACAAGTGGAGCCGCGACTTCGCGGACGGCCGGCCCGACATGGTCGTGACGGATCCCCAGCCCGACCTGGCCCTGCGCAGCGCGCGCGGCACCCTGTCCACCGTCTACCAGTTCGCCTCGGGTGGCGAGCTGGGCCTGTCCGGCGGCGTCAATCGCCTCTACACCGAGGCCTACCCCCTGGGCCTGCTGCGCAACTACTACCTGGATGGGGTGAGCGCCTTCACCAAGGCGGACGCGGGCCTGGGCCCGCTCAAGGTGAAGGCCTTCTGGAACCACATGTCGGCGGACGTGGGGCCGCAGTACGAGGCCCAGGGGCAGCGCTCGCTGGCCACGCGCGTCACCTCCAACCTCTTCAACGGCGAGGTGCTCTTCAGCAAGGGCTTCCAGCTGCTGGGGGAGCACCAGGTGAACCTGGGCGTGGAGGGCCGCCTCAAGCGCGTGGCCTGGAACTACCTCGGCCCGCTGCGCCAGGAGTTCCACGCCGCGGCCTTCGTCCAGGACGAGTGGCGCATCGCCAGGCCCTTCCGCGTGCTGGCCTCCTACCGCGTGGACCGGCACCCGCTGCTCGACGGTGGCAAGCCGGGCCTGGCCCACTCGCCGCGCGTGTCCGCCCTCTTCATGCCCCTCGAGGGGCACGCCTTCCGCGCCAGCGCCGCCTCGGCCTTCCGCGAGCCCACGTTCCTCGAGAGCTACACGGGCCTGCGCATCCCCCTGCCCGGCGTCAACGGCGCCAGCGCGCTCACCAGCGGCAACATGGCGCTCAAGCCGGAGCGGCTCCTGGCCTTCGAGCTGGGCTACCGCGGCGAGGCCCCCGCGCTCGGCATGGACTGGGACGTGGCGCTCTATCAGAACACGGTGAGGGACCTCATCGACCTGTCCGCCGTGGAGCGGCTGCCGGCGGGCGAGTCCTGGGACGCGGCCACGGGTACCTACCTGCTGGGCCGCTCCTTCTTCCAGAACGACGCGGCCGTCTACACCGCTCGCGGCGCCGAGGCCGGCGTGACGCTGGCCCCGGTGGATGGTCTGGGCATCAAGGCCAGCGCCGCCTTCCAGCAGGTGGCGGCCGAGGGCGAGGAGGGCCTGTGCGGCCCCTGCAGCCAGGCGCCCCGGTTCAAGCTGTATGGCGGCGTCACCTACCGCACGCGCTCGGCACTGGAGCTGGGCGTGGACGCGGCGTGGACGTCCTCCACCACCTGGGTGGAGCGCGAGCCCGCGGCGCAGGACCCCACGAGCATCGAGGCCCTGGCCAACCCGCTGCCCGCCCACGCCATCATCAATGCCCGCGTGGGCTACACGCCGGTGAAGGACCGGGTGTCCGTGGCGCTGGTGGGCTCCAACCTGGGCCCCGCGCACGCCCAGCATCCCTTCGGCAACCGCGTCGAGCGCCGCGTGCTCGCCATCCTGACGGTGACCCCATGA
- a CDS encoding serine/threonine protein kinase gives MVQSGAQAQSAPADVGDPLIGRVLNDKFRILEALGSGGMGRVYKAVQAPLDRLVALKVLNPQYSEGKDPGFQKRFFLEAAVTAKLRHPNTVTIIDYGKSDDGVLYIAMEYLEGQTLAQLLTQVGPLPWMRVLNIVAQVARSLREAHRVGLIHRDLKPANIMVLNQEDDHDVVKVLDFGLVKSFLPDRGRPDESELTQAGVILGSPQYMAPEQARNVSDPRSDVYSLGVVMFQMLMGRPPFQAAQSIDVIFKHINEAPPTFASIWPANSVPQEVEALVMRCICKRPDERFQSMDEVLEAVRRAASSAGFSGAFSNPRIITGSTPIPVTGSGPISGPQTGPLPGPASTGASTVALDIAVEEPAKPAARRTLSLALFSGSLLLGLGVAAVVALRSTAPQPSPTPAPEPVAATAPAKQATPAPEPEIIPAPLVPPQPAAQPAAAEAAPTEAAQPTPIRMLIASEPGGARVLYEGRMLGETPVELMVPPGADGRASARLTFVLEGYQRLTTIAEGEGPVIRFNQKLKKKSASRTSTDRDSAGYKDDPY, from the coding sequence ATGGTACAAAGCGGCGCCCAGGCGCAGAGCGCACCGGCCGACGTCGGAGATCCCCTCATCGGCCGGGTCCTCAACGACAAGTTCCGTATCCTGGAGGCACTCGGCTCGGGCGGCATGGGCCGGGTCTACAAGGCCGTGCAGGCCCCCCTGGACCGGCTGGTCGCCCTCAAGGTGCTCAACCCCCAGTACAGCGAAGGCAAGGACCCCGGCTTCCAGAAGCGCTTCTTCCTGGAGGCGGCCGTCACCGCCAAGCTGCGCCACCCCAACACCGTCACCATCATCGACTACGGCAAGTCGGATGACGGCGTGCTGTACATCGCCATGGAGTACCTCGAGGGGCAGACGCTGGCGCAGCTCCTCACCCAGGTGGGGCCCCTGCCGTGGATGCGCGTGCTGAACATCGTCGCGCAGGTGGCGCGCTCGCTGCGCGAGGCCCACCGCGTTGGCCTCATCCACCGCGACCTCAAGCCCGCCAACATCATGGTCCTCAACCAGGAGGACGACCATGATGTGGTGAAGGTGCTCGACTTCGGCCTGGTGAAGTCCTTCCTGCCCGACCGGGGCCGGCCCGACGAGTCCGAGCTCACCCAGGCCGGTGTCATCCTCGGCTCGCCGCAGTACATGGCGCCCGAGCAGGCGCGCAACGTGTCCGACCCGCGCAGCGATGTGTACTCGCTGGGCGTGGTGATGTTCCAGATGCTGATGGGGCGCCCCCCCTTCCAGGCGGCGCAGAGCATCGACGTCATCTTCAAGCACATCAACGAGGCCCCGCCCACCTTCGCCTCCATCTGGCCCGCCAACTCCGTGCCCCAGGAGGTGGAGGCCCTGGTGATGCGGTGCATCTGCAAGCGCCCCGATGAGCGCTTCCAGTCCATGGACGAAGTGCTGGAGGCCGTCCGCCGCGCCGCCTCGTCCGCGGGCTTCAGCGGGGCCTTCTCCAACCCGCGCATCATCACCGGCTCCACGCCCATTCCCGTCACCGGCAGCGGTCCCATCTCGGGCCCGCAGACCGGTCCCCTGCCCGGCCCCGCCTCCACCGGCGCGAGCACCGTGGCCCTGGACATCGCCGTGGAGGAGCCCGCGAAGCCAGCGGCCCGGCGCACGCTGTCCCTGGCCCTCTTCAGTGGCTCGCTGCTGCTCGGCCTCGGCGTGGCCGCGGTGGTGGCCCTGCGCTCCACCGCGCCCCAGCCCTCCCCTACCCCAGCGCCCGAGCCCGTCGCCGCGACGGCCCCGGCGAAGCAGGCCACTCCAGCGCCCGAGCCCGAAATCATCCCCGCGCCCCTGGTGCCGCCGCAGCCCGCGGCCCAGCCCGCCGCCGCGGAGGCCGCTCCGACCGAGGCCGCCCAGCCCACCCCCATCCGCATGCTGATCGCCAGCGAGCCCGGTGGCGCGAGGGTGCTGTACGAGGGCCGCATGCTGGGTGAGACGCCCGTGGAGCTGATGGTGCCCCCGGGCGCGGATGGACGCGCGAGCGCCCGGCTCACCTTCGTGCTGGAGGGCTACCAGCGCCTCACCACCATCGCCGAGGGCGAGGGGCCGGTGATCCGCTTCAACCAGAAGCTGAAGAAGAAGTCCGCGTCCCGCACCTCGACGGACAGGGACTCCGCCGGGTACAAGGACGACCCCTACTGA